A window of Natator depressus isolate rNatDep1 chromosome 3, rNatDep2.hap1, whole genome shotgun sequence genomic DNA:
ataaaacagggatgatAATAAACGTGAACCACTATTgtgttttgagatccttagatgaaaATGGTAAATAAATGCATAATATTATATTAAATGTTATCATTGTATAACAATGATTACTTTCTGTCATTTCtacataaaaataatttgttgTTCCCCAGTCAATTAAAATTGTTTATCTCAATCTGGTGGCAGGGTTCTAGAAGAAAAACTCGAATGGACTGTTTACATCATTGATGTGTTATCTAAAATTGTTGACAGAAGAGTAAGAGAAAGCACTGATGTAACCCATGTAAAGATTGTTGCTGTTGATCAGACAGCCCAAGCAATACCTGCGGAGCATGTAAAAAGGTCTGTATGGTATAGTACAAAGTGTATCATTGTGAGTTACAAAGGTGGATTTTGCTtccctttaaaatatttacatcttGATTAGGGATGAATGAACTGGTTAAGATCAAGTAAGAACTGCTCTGAGATGTCCCTCAAAACGAACCACTTttgagtttcaaaaagttcagttcaTTCTCAAAAGGCTATTTTCCTGTACGTGGTTCCTGCTGGGATTTGAAAGTGTTAAGATACCATAGAGACACTATCCTGGTGAGATTTCCGACAGGGTTTTATAGACTCCAGGAGGTTCAGGAAGTTTTGATATGGTTCAGCTAAAGCAACTCTTATGGAAACATCCTACAGAATTCAAAAGGGAGAGATGAAATCAAGAGCATTCTACAGAAATTAAATAGGGGTCTATAGGAACTATTTTAAACAACTCTGGATTTAAATGAGAATTAGAGCCCTACAATAGCATTTAACAGGTTGGCTAAAAATTATATAGACAGAACCAATCTTCTCTAGTTTTAGTCTTTCCTTCACTGCTTTATAAACCAAAGTGAAGgccttttgttaaataaattgaTACAAACGTTTTTACTTGTCTGTTTTTAGAAAATATAAGGAACAAGAGATGGCCATTCAAACTGAACTGGAGAAAATATTTGGAACTTCTGTTTCTGTTGCAGTAGAAGAGATACCTGTTGACTCAATGCCCTCTGAACTTATAGCAACCATAATTCTAAGTATTCTGCTGGGCTGCACTCTTATAGCCTTTGTGACATACATATTTGTTAATAGAAAAaggtataaataaatattttatttaaattaacaagGTAGATTTAGATTACAATCCTTACTAAGAATTCAACTTTAAAGGCATAGTGTCAACTTGAAAATCACAGTTCTGTCTGGAAAATTACTAATGtgagaagtaaaaagaaaaggagtacttgtggcaccttagagactaaccaatttatttgagcataagctttcgtgagctacagctcacttcgcttatattcagataaattggttagtctctaaggtgccacaagtactccttttctttttgcgaatacagactaacacggctgttactctgtaatgTGAGAAGTATCACCTAAAATTTGCTGTAAATGAAAGATTAGAGCCAAGAactatttttctctattttttcacTTTGTTACTATttacatttgacagcactttgtatatAGACAACCTCTATAGCCAGTTTCCTCTTTTGTTTTGTGACAAGGGATCAGTGGacagagactttttttaaaaaataggaaaatgtggttGCAAGGTCAGAGATAATGGAAGGGAGACACAGATGGAGTGAATTATAATACTCTTCACTCACTAtcccctgatcctgcaccactgaagacattgggaattctgccattgacttcaaagacagCAGGGTAATGCCCTTTtaaaactgactagatttcaagttgacagtgtctgTTTAATCATAATCAGCAGCATGTAACTGAACTTAATGTTTGTTTCAGTGAAACAggaaataatgggccaaattaatccctgtgATAATTCTATGTAAGTGGATAGAGTTACCTCAGGAATTAATGTGGCTCAAAATATGTGCTCacttaaattattatttgtattgtaaatgTTTAGAAATACTGCAAGGCCAATTCACAAAAATAGGAAACCATTTGCTTGTTGTGTATTtgtcattttcagaaatgctaaACGACAACTCTTAGTCAACGaacacaatgaaattaacagaAATATAGGAAATCCCTATGCAACAGACAGTGATGCAAGTCCACAAAATTTAAGGAAACAAGATGACAAGTAAGTATAATTCCGAAGACATGCCACAGCTTGTACAAATCAGCATACTGAAATGTGTGATTGCTTAATTGTTCAGATCACAGGAGGTTTTCTTTCATCTATGATTAGCTGTACTGGTTGATTTCCAATGAACTGTTGCTGTACTAAAATATAAAATTTCTTAAAGTATCAGGGAAATTGATatcttttaaagcaaattttatgTACTGTGGGCAAGACTTCATGTACTCTTTGACAAGCCATATTGACCTCTATTCATCCCTACAGGAGACAGGAATGTACATGCCtccagtgagactactcacatagATAAAGTTTGCAACTTGGGTGAAATACTTCAAAGTAAAtgcaagttttgccattgacttcaacagagccaggttTTCATGCacgagtgtttgcaggatcagggcctcatacATTATCTTACTCTTTTTCAGTGATGCCCAAGTGATGGAGGTTAAAGATGTGAAAAATATCAATAAAAACAATGATGAGAAGGAAATATTAGTagagaaacaaaaatgtgatGACCGTGACATTCTACTATTAGATGTTAAAAATGAACATGAAGAAAATGTAGCACCCAAAGAGACCACTGAGCCTAATAATGTAGCTCCTCAGCTCACTACAGAAGCTGTTACCAAACAGGTAATTTCAATTGAAAAATGAAAGAATGAAGACTGGGTGCAGTAAAGGACTAGGAGTCATTTATATTTACAGTATGTACTGAAAGGCATCTAATTTACTGCTGGTCCAGCAACCTTCACCATTACAGAGATATGCACTCTCTGCATGTTTCAAGTGCagaacacaggaaaaaaatgtacTTGAGATTTTGCCTGTTTAGAATTTCTCTAATTCTGTACCTTCATGACATTTTGTCTCATTTGTATTATTCGTTATAATTTCTTGCAGACTTGCTTCCTAACAGAAACAAATGATGGACCAGCTTTTTCCTTAACACCTGATCCAACAACGCATAATAATGGGAAAGGACTGAAAGGAGTAACGTTTTCAGAAGTGGCAATTATTTTGGAGCCAGAGACTGAACAAAATGACCCTGATCTTGACATTTTGGCAGCACTGACAGAGAGGGAGGACGAAGGACCTCATATCTCCACCTTGTGAGAATCACAACCCTTGCTCTTAGagtcatttaaagtattttgTTGTTCTAATAAAGACGGGAACATTGTCCAGATTTTGATTCCTATATGTATATGCTGTAAGAGATTGACTGGGAAGTAAATAAGTACTACATTAAGGAGACATTGTAGCTTCTGAAAATCAAGGATGTGCTCAGCAAAAAAGTGTGTATGATTATACTTCAAACTTGTTTTCCTAAGAgcaatgatattttaaaatgtgattagtTTTTTGTGCCCTTTCAGACATGATAAGAAAATATCCTCTGTGATGACTTTTCATAATTTAAGGAAAAACATTGTCCCCTACTATCAAATCATTTTATATCCTTTTGCTGTTACCCATGTACAACAAATAAACACTGCCCTTATCATAACAGTTCGCAAAATCATTGGATTAGATATTATATGTATATAGCATGGTTCATCCCTAAGGATTACACATTAAAATCGAGCCCCATCTAAATCAGGAAAGGAAACAGCTAGCATTAATAGAGTGAGGTGAAATTGTAGCCAAGGGCACAGCACCAAACCCTCTCCTCTTATGAAAAGTGCAAAGGAAATTTTTATGTCCACAGAACAGACAAGACCATTGGCCTAGTGTATCCCCTCCTGTGTGCCCTCTACTAGTGGACCACTCTGcttgcagatttcagagtagcagccatgttagtctgtattcgcaaaaagaaaaggagtactagtggcaccttagagaccaaattggttattctctaaggtgccactagtactcctttctGCTTGCAGAGGAGCAGTTTCCACCCTTCCATGCAGCCCTCCCCGGACGCTGAAGATTTGTCCCtgtggcaggggtgctggaacaatttgtatagtgggggtgctgagagccattgaaccaaactgtacaccCTACagataatggaaaccacttcaagccagggggtgctgcagcaccccccacaccgctagttccagcaccgATGCTCTATGGCATTGGAGGGGCGGGACTTGGGCAGGGCAGTGTGAGCACTGGCCACAGCCTAGGTCACCCTTTCCTGCAGGCTGCCAGACTCCGAGCAGGACTTGCTACAACTCAAAGCCGTACTGGAGTAACTTGCTCGGATCTCAAACGTAGCTGCAGGGAGAACGGAAGTCAACACACCCTGCTGACCTTGAGGAAAACTGGGGCGcgggaggggagcagagcagctcagtgaggagggagggagtttTGTGGCTGCAGGGTTGGAGCAGCCGCAGGTCCGCCTCTCTCACGCGCTGGCCGCCCACCTTACACACGTGTCACACCCCCGCCGCCGAAGCAGCCGAACCCCAcgtcccccactccccccaaccAAATCACACCCCACGGCGccagagccggggggggagggggcgtgtaACGGCCCCGCGTGTCTGTAAGGCTGCCCGCGCTGCCCGCCGGGGACGAGCAAGAGGCGGCGGCGGTTCTGAGTCCCCGGGACGGTTCTGGCACCTTCCCGCCGGGTCTCGGCGCCGGAAGCGGCCgggcagagggggcggggccgggcaggggtagcggcggcggcggcggcagccaGCCGGCAGCGCCATGGCCAAGTGGGGCCAGGGGGACCCGCGCTGGATCGTGGAGGAGCGAGCGGACGCCACCAACGTGAACAACTGGCACTGGTGAgcgggcggggaaggggggcccCGGCGGCGGGGGCGGCGGCCCCGGCCCGGTCCCGCTGCGCGGCCTGCCCCTCGCGGGCTGGGCGgcagcttctcccccctccctgccgcgGCTGGGGCTGTCCGGACACGGGCAGCGGCCGGGCCGAGTCTGGCGCCGGCAACCGCGGGGTTTGCTGCAGGCTCCACGCTGAGCCTCCCGCGGGCGGGGGCCCGAGGCCACGCTCGGTTTGTAGCCAGGGGGAGCCGCGGGGGCTTGCCCCGGGCCCGGCTGCGgctcaccccctccccgcccgcccTTCTGCCGCAGGACGGAGCGGGACGCGACCGGCTGGTCAAAAACCCAActggagcagctgctggtggGGATCGCGGTGGGCAGTGAGGCGGGCAGCTGTGAAATAAGCGACCTGAAGCAAATGGAAGGCGAAGCCTCCTGCAACAGCCGGAAAGGGAAACTGATTTTCTTCTACGAATGGAACATAACACTTAGCTGGAAAGGTAAAAATGCCCCTTCTCGTGTCAAGAGACATACAGCAGGAGGCGGAGCGTCATGTGCTGCCCCTGGAGGCTGCAAACTCGTGCAGGCAGCAACGGCAGCCTTTTTGGATTGTGGAGTGCGCTAGGCTGGTGGGTCTCAAGCAGGGGTCCGGGACCCgctgagcaggtttcagggggtctgccaagcagggctggcatgagacttgctggggccagcaCTTCAAAGcacccactgcatggggctgaagccctgagccctgccacccagggctgaagctgaagcctgagcaacttaggtTTATGGGATCTTGGGGCAGTTGTCCTGATTGCTACCCCTTAACgctggtcctggcttttatatgcaaaaaAACAATTGTTGTGGGACAAgcaggccatggagtttttatagcatgggggggggcatgtatcagaaaaagattgagaacccctgcattagggCAATAATCTTCTTAATATTTGGGTGTATTTCTCACATTCTTCTCAGCACTTGCTGTCAGTCTTGCTGATGCTAGCCCAGCTAAAAGTGCTATCAATTCTTACAGCTATGATTGAAGGATTATCATCATTATGTTCTTATTACGCCttggcgtttagggcagtgatgaagctcctgcactcctgtctgtttctggctaGTCTTTCAGtgattccccagctgtgccccagattTTTCAGCTCGGATTTCACAGCTTTTCGCCATGTTGGTTTCAGGCAGcctcgttttcgcttgccttcaggtgtccatcttattgctactctggtgatggaatcagtttccatctgaatcACGTGACCAATCCAGCTCCAACGCGTCCTGGTAATAGTCGTGCTCAGATCCCCTTGGCTGCACTGTCTccatagatcttggtttgagattgttctgggccaaaagatagaAACTACCCAGTATTATCCTTTTTCTTAGAAGATTCACTTTTTCCGCTCAAAACTTCGTAATCATAGAAAcattgggctggaagggacctcgcgaTGCCATCTAGTACGCCTCCCACACTGAGGCGGGACCAAATATTTGTACATCATCCCTGAAGGTCTTTGTGTCACCTAACCTTAAAACAGTAATGAATTTCCATCCTTTGTGTCACTGGAAAAGTTGCTTCAGGTTTGTTTACCACATTTCCATATTAGCGCTGAAAACTGTGGCTAATAAATACAGCATATCTGCACATTAAGACCTGAACGGGGCCCTGTAGGCCAGGGCTGGGCAAAcaatggcccacgggccacatctggtctgccagccattttaatccagtccttgagctcccgctgaggagtggagtctggggcttgcgccgctccggtgctccagctggggagcagggttgggggtcactctgcgtggctcccagaagcagcggcatgttccccttctggctcctatacatagaggcagccagggggctctgctctgcatgctgcccccaccccaaccgcAGCTGCGATTGTCTGGGAACCACAgctgatgggagctgcaggggtggcgcctgcggatggggcagcacacagcagagccacctggcagtgcttccatgtaggagctggagcggggacatgccgctgcttccgggagctgcttgagataagcactgcccagagcctgcacccctgagacacgcgccccctaccccagccctgatccccctcccgccctccgaaccccttggtctcagcccggagcaccctcctgcaccccaaacccctcatccccagccccaccccagagcctgcacccccagccggagccctcaaccccgctgccccagcccggagcctctTGCTGCACCCTGaatgcctcatttctggccccaccccagagcccgcaccccaaacctaattttgtgagcattcatagaatcatagaatatcagggttggaagggacctcaggaggtccaaccccctgctcaaagcaggaccaatccccaatcaaaccatcccagccagggctttgtcaagcctgaccttaaaaacttctaaggaaggagattctaccacctccctaggtaacgcattccagtgtttcaccaccctcctagtgaaaaagtttttcctaatatccaacctaaacctcccccactgcaacttgagaccattactccttgtcctgtcctcttctaccactgagaatagtctagaaccatcctctctggaaccacctctcaggtagttgaaagcagctatcaaatcccctctcattcttctcttctgcagactaaacaatcccagttccctcagcctctcctcataagtcatgtgttccagacccctaatcatttttgttgcccttcgctggactctctccaatttattcatggcccgccatacaatttctatacctagatgtggctctcaggccaaaacgtttgcccacccctgctctaggcagACTCCACACCTACATGGAGCCCCGTGAAGTCAGTGatgttgtgtgtgcatgtgtaggtCTGGCCATACAAACCTGCTTGCGGGATCGGGGCCTTGTGTGGTAGTGTACACAAGTTTCCTGGAATGATTATTCTAGAAAGCAAACTCTTTGATAGGTTGGAGAAGCAGTAATATTTTCATAAACTGAATCGAAGTGGCAAAGGAAACAGAGAGGAACAAAATCAGTGAGTCTCAGCTACTGAAATAGGTTATTTTGAAATAATCTTGAAACAATAGTCTCTTTTTCTTGAATTTTTTTCCatactttaattttatttctccAAAACAGATACGTTCccattcattatttttgaatAAATTAGGACATGACTCATTTTACTCTGAAAGAAGCAGGCATTTTCATTGTGACAATCCTGATCTGCTTTATTATGACTTGTTTGCATTGTTTAAAATTATCGAGCATACAGATTATAGGTATTCAATTAATGTGTTCATGGTAGCAGTGAGGAAACGAGGAACTGTTTCAGGAAAAGTGTAAAGAAAATATAGACATCTTTGTAATACAGTATGTAGAGAAAATTGCAAAAAGGAGTGTGAATAATTtcaagactttaaaaaaagtgaattaTTGAGATACACTAGCCAGTGTGAATTAATACAACTGCTTGATTGATCACGTAATCAGTTCTCTTTAGCAAATTATACCATTCTTTTCAATGAGTATTGTGTAACCATATCTCTTCAGTGAGACATGTGCTCCACATTTTTCCTTCCCAGGGCCAAATCCTAGAGAAGGCTGATGTAAACTGTG
This region includes:
- the LOC141984568 gene encoding uncharacterized protein LOC141984568; the encoded protein is MNELVKIKKYKEQEMAIQTELEKIFGTSVSVAVEEIPVDSMPSELIATIILSILLGCTLIAFVTYIFVNRKRNAKRQLLVNEHNEINRNIGNPYATDSDASPQNLRKQDDNDAQVMEVKDVKNINKNNDEKEILVEKQKCDDRDILLLDVKNEHEENVAPKETTEPNNVAPQLTTEAVTKQTCFLTETNDGPAFSLTPDPTTHNNGKGLKGVTFSEVAIILEPETEQNDPDLDILAALTEREDEGPHISTL